One Vitis riparia cultivar Riparia Gloire de Montpellier isolate 1030 chromosome 4, EGFV_Vit.rip_1.0, whole genome shotgun sequence genomic window carries:
- the LOC117913064 gene encoding zinc finger CCCH domain-containing protein 23-like, protein MMIGEPTRSNPTVQVPPWDPYDDPTAGMGSPFPVSGVNFNGNAASPTGGDYNPFIISEAFSSLQRYLPSNEFGTESGDESETVVDAFSCDQFRMFEFKVRRCARGRSHDWTECPYAHPGEKARRRDPRKFHYSGTACPEFRKGNCKKGDSCEFAHGVFECWLHPARYRTQPCKDGSGCRRRVCFFAHTPEQLRVLPQQSPRNHGSAESYDGSPLRLAFDPYLSKGSFISSPTSTLISPPVSPPSDSPPMSPNSPSFTGSFNSMSELVASMRNLQVGKAKMSPQSWGVQMGSGFISPRGSTLRPGFCSLPSTPTRTPARSGLGGLDVWDKTCEEEPAMERVESGRDLRARIYAKISKENSLDRDSSPSAPDFGWVSELVK, encoded by the coding sequence ATGATGATCGGAGAGCCAACTCGATCCAATCCGACGGTGCAGGTTCCTCCGTGGGACCCTTACGATGATCCAACGGCTGGGATGGGTTCTCCGTTCCCAGTTAGTGGAGTTAATTTCAACGGCAATGCCGCTAGTCCCACCGGCGGTGATTATAATCCGTTTATAATCAGCGAGGCCTTCTCTTCACTGCAGCGTTACCTGCCATCAAACGAGTTCGGGACCGAGTCCGGCGATGAGTCGGAGACGGTGGTGGACGCGTTCTCATGCGATCAGTTTCGTATGTTTGAGTTTAAAGTGCGGAGGTGCGCACGTGGGAGGTCACATGACTGGACAGAGTGTCCGTACGCGCATCCTGGGGAAAAGGCTCGCCGGAGGGACCCCCGGAAGTTTCACTACTCTGGCACGGCGTGCCCGGAGTTTCGGAAAGGAAACTGCAAGAAGGGCGATTCATGCGAGTTTGCTCATGGCGTGTTCGAGTGCTGGCTCCACCCTGCTCGTTACCGGACTCAGCCTTGCAAGGATGGGTCCGGTTGCCGCCGGCGAGTATGTTTCTTCGCTCACACGCCGGAGCAGCTCCGGGTTCTTCCTCAGCAGAGTCCTAGGAATCATGGGTCGGCCGAGTCATACGACGGCTCACCTCTCCGACTCGCTTTTGACCCGTATCTGTCCAAGGGTTCATTTATTTCATCTCCGACTTCGACTCTGATATCGCCGCCGGTGTCGCCACCCTCTGACTCGCCACCCATGTCGCCGAATAGCCCATCCTTTACTGGCTCATTCAACTCGATGAGCGAACTCGTGGCGTCCATGAGAAATCTACAAGTTGGGAAGGCGAAAATGAGCCCTCAATCATGGGGAGTCCAAATGGGATCCGGTTTCATATCTCCTCGCGGCTCAACCCTGCGCCCAGGGTTCTGTAGCCTGCCTTCCACCCCCACTCGAACTCCGGCTCGCTCCGGACTCGGTGGCCTCGACGTCTGGGACAAGACTTGCGAGGAAGAGCCAGCAATGGAGAGGGTTGAGTCTGGAAGAGACCTGCGTGCAAGAATATATGCTAAAATCAGCAAAGAAAACTCACTGGATCGAGACTCGTCCCCCTCTGCCCCTGACTTTGGCTGGGTCTCAGAGCTGgtgaagtga
- the LOC117913120 gene encoding transcription factor RAX1-like: MGRAPCCDKANVKRGPWSPEEDATLRNYVQTHGIGGNWIALPRKAGLRRCGKSCRLRWLNYLRPDIKHGGFTEEEDKVICAIYNQMGSRWSVIASQLPGRTDNDVKNYWNTKLKKKLAKFHSNGNAANNPNPFSSAPPPTAAPMPVTEAYRHGFPPLLTQGYTGTSNNTGVSEFGASSNNGHNVFISDQGGLSTDHATGISYVSYLPGTRGGEDDGVLMDFGMGNLPYDIISGFWFQEKDSTEVTPGSSSLDEFPHLNIKPQGL; the protein is encoded by the exons ATGGGAAGAGCACCTTGCTGTGACAAAGCAAACGTGAAGAGAGGGCCATGGTCTCCTGAAGAAGATGCTACTCTCAGAAACTATGTTCAGACTCATGGCATTGGTGGAAATTggattgctttgccaaggaaaGCTG GCCTGAGGCGTTGCGGCAAGAGTTGCAGATTGAGGTGGCTCAACTATCTCAGGCCAGACATCAAACATGGTGGTTTTACTGAGGAGGAAGACAAAGTCATATGTGCCATCTATAATCAAATGGGAAGCAG ATGGTCTGTCATAGCTTCTCAACTTCCAGGAAGAACAGACAATGATGTCAAGAACTACTGGAACACCAAACTGAAGAAGAAACTAGCCAAATTTCACAGCAATGGCAATGCTGCTAACAACCCTAATCCTTTCAGCTCCGCTCCACCGCCTACCGCTGCTCCTATGCCGGTAACCGAAGCCTACCGTCATGGTTTTCCGCCATTGCTGACTCAAGGTTATACTGGTACAAGTAATAATACCGGAGTATCAGAATTTGGTGCAAGTTCTAATAATGGTCACAATGTTTTCATATCTGATCAAGGTGGTTTGAGTACTGATCATGCTACTGGTATATCTTATGTGAGCTACTTGCCCGGTACCCGAGGCGGGGAAGATGATGGGGTTTTGATGGATTTTGGGATGGGAAATCTTCCATATGATATCATCAGTGGCTTCTGGTTTCAGGAGAAGGACAGTACTGAAGTTACTCCAGGTTCATCAAGTTTGGATGAGTTTCCCCATCTCAACATTAAGCCACAAGGATTGTGA